The following proteins are co-located in the Zonotrichia albicollis isolate bZonAlb1 chromosome 1, bZonAlb1.hap1, whole genome shotgun sequence genome:
- the ANXA13 gene encoding annexin A13 translates to MGSSHSAHKHRHRHGSDAEQDAKKIHSACKGAGTNEKKIIEVLSSRTSEQRQQIKQKYKELYSKEMEEDLKGDLSGSFEKAVLALLDLPCEFEARELRRAMKGAGTDESLLIEILCTRSNKEIVNIKEAYKRLFDRDLESDVKSDTSGSLQKILVMVLEATRDETQQVNAELAEQDASDLYKAGEGRWGTEELAFNVVLAKRSYGQLRATFQAYEKVCGKDIEESIKSETSGDLEKAYLTLVSCAKDCPGYFATLLHKSMKGAGTDEETLIRILVTRAESDLPAIKEKFQQMYKKPLAEAVRSDTSGDFRKLLLAILH, encoded by the exons ATGGGCAGTTCACAT TCAGCCCACAAGCACCGCCACCGCCATGGCTCTGATGCAGAGCAAGATGCCAAGAAAATTCACAGTGCCTGCAAAGGAGCAG GaaccaatgaaaaaaaaattattgaagtCTTATCAAGTCGAACATCGGAGCAGAGACAACAAATAAAACAGAAGTACAAGGAATTGTATAGCAAG GAGATGGAGGAGGACCTGAAGGGAGACCTGAGTGGGAGCTTTGAGAAGGCTGTGCTGGCTTTGCTGGACTTGCCCTGCGAGTtcgaggcccgagagcttcggAGGGCGATGAAGGGAGCCGGGACGGACGAATCGCTGCTCATTGAGATCCTCTGCACTCGCAGCAACAAG gAAATTGTAAACATAAAGGAGGCCTACAAGCGCT TGTTTGACAGGGATCTGGAGTCTGATGTTAAAAGTGACACCAGTGGCTCCCTACAGAAGATATTAGTCATGGTGctggag gcaaCCCGAGATGAGACCCAGCAGGTCAATGCAGAGCTTGCTGAGCAAGATGCCTCAGATCTGTATAAA GCAGGAGAAGGCCGCTGGGGAACAGAGGAGCTGGCTTTCAATGTGGTCCTAGCAAAGAGAAGCTACGGCCAGCTGAGAGCCACTTTTCAAGCCTATGAGAAG GTGTGTGGTAAGGACATAGAAGAATCCATTAAAAGTGAAACATCTGGAGATCTGGAGAAGGCTTATCTGACTCTAG TCAGCTGTGCCAAAGACTGCCCAGGTTACTTTGCCACACTTCTGCACAAGTCAATGAAAGGAGCTGGGACTGATGAAGAGACCTTGATTCGCATCCTTGTGACCAGGGCTGAG AGCGACCTGCCAGCAATAAAGGAGAAGTTCCAGCAGATGTACAAGAAGCCCTTGGCTGAAGCTGTCCGCTCTGACACATCTGGGGACTTCAGAAAGTTGCTGCTGGCAATTTTGCACTGA